The Bacillus sp. es.036 genomic sequence GGCTTTTTATATGACCTCATATTCCAGGGCGGTATAGATACATTTCTTTAGGAGGTGGAACTATGAGCAGTATAGTTGAACAGAAGAAGCAACTAGTTACGGAAATCGCAGACAAACTTCGTGATAGCCAATCAACAATTTTTGTTGATTATCGCGGACTTGATGTTTCTGAAGTAACTGAGCTTCGTAAGCAATTGCGTGATGCAAACGTTGAGTTCCGTGTTTACAAGAACACAATGACTCGTCGCGCTGCAGAAGAGCTTGAACTTACTGATTTGAATGAACACCTTGTCGGTCCTACGGCAATCGCGTTCAGCAATGAAGATGTTGTTGCTCCTGCTAAAATTTTGAACAACTTCGCTAAGAATCACGAAGCTCTTGAAATCAAGACTGGTGTAATCGAAGGTGGCGTTGTATCAGTAGAAAAGATCAAAGAACTTGCGGACCTACCAAACCGCGAAGGGCTACTTTCTATGTTGCTATCTGTGCTACAAGCACCGATGCGCAATATGGCACTTGCTACAAAAGCTGTGGCTGATCAAAAGGAAGAACAAGGCGCGTAACATTACCGTCTATCAATTGGTATAAATAAAACAAAAATTAAGGAGGATTTACTCATGGGTAACGAGCAAATCATTGAAGCAATCAAAGAAATGACAGTTCTTGAGCTTAACGACCTAGTTAAAGCAATCGAAGAAGAATTTGGTGTAACTGCAGCAGCTCCAGTAGCAGCAGCAGGTGGCGCAGCAGAAGGTGCTGCTGAAGAGCAAACAGAATTTGATGTAGTTCTTGAAAGTGCTGGAAGCAGCAAGATCAAGGTTATCAAAGTAGTTCGCGAAATCACTGGTCTTGGCTTGAAAGAAGCTAAAGAACTAGTTGACGGCGCACCAAGCTCTATTAAAGAAGGCGTTGCTAAAGAAGAAGCTGAAGAGCTTAAAGGCAAGCTTGAAGAAGTTGGCGCAGTAGTAGAAGTTAAGTAGTCATTTGTCTGAAACAAAAGCTCGCTTTTAAAAGCGAGCTTTTTGTTATTTGGCGCTATTGATTAAGATGCTAGTAAGGATGGGTAAGCTGATAGAAATGGCGATAGAAAGAGGGAGAATGATGAGTGAACATTATTATACGAAAAACCCTGGCGTGAAAAGCAACCCGAACAAAATCGCAGCGGATTTGCGAGGGAAACAGTTCCAGTTCACGACCGATTCCGGTGTTTTTTCAAAAAAAGAGATCGATTTTGGGAGTAAGCTTCTAATCGAATCATTTGAAGAACCTGAAGTTGAAGGGGATATTGTAGATGCTGGATGTGGCTATGGGCCAATTGGCATTTCACTTGCTTTTGAATTTCCGAATCGCCGTTTTTATATGCTGGACGTAAATGAGCGGGCCACTGAGCTTGCGACGAACAACGCAATTAAAAATCGGGTTCATAATGTAATAGTTATGGAGAGTGATCAGTTAAGTGCGGTGAAGGGGAGTGTGTTCGCTTCCGTCCTTACAAATCCACCTATACGAGCAGGGAAAGATATAGTTCATGGCATACTTGAAGATGCTTATGAAGTATTAAAAGAACATGGTACGCTTTGGGTTGTTATTCAAAAGAAACAGGGTGCTCC encodes the following:
- the rplL gene encoding 50S ribosomal protein L7/L12, whose product is MGNEQIIEAIKEMTVLELNDLVKAIEEEFGVTAAAPVAAAGGAAEGAAEEQTEFDVVLESAGSSKIKVIKVVREITGLGLKEAKELVDGAPSSIKEGVAKEEAEELKGKLEEVGAVVEVK
- a CDS encoding class I SAM-dependent methyltransferase; the encoded protein is MSEHYYTKNPGVKSNPNKIAADLRGKQFQFTTDSGVFSKKEIDFGSKLLIESFEEPEVEGDIVDAGCGYGPIGISLAFEFPNRRFYMLDVNERATELATNNAIKNRVHNVIVMESDQLSAVKGSVFASVLTNPPIRAGKDIVHGILEDAYEVLKEHGTLWVVIQKKQGAPSAITKLEEMFQQVETVVKKKGYYILKAVK
- the rplJ gene encoding 50S ribosomal protein L10; protein product: MSSIVEQKKQLVTEIADKLRDSQSTIFVDYRGLDVSEVTELRKQLRDANVEFRVYKNTMTRRAAEELELTDLNEHLVGPTAIAFSNEDVVAPAKILNNFAKNHEALEIKTGVIEGGVVSVEKIKELADLPNREGLLSMLLSVLQAPMRNMALATKAVADQKEEQGA